The following are encoded in a window of Ruminiclostridium herbifermentans genomic DNA:
- a CDS encoding protease inhibitor I42 family protein, which yields MKRTLKTQTKELKPISHSIKKHIAISLAVLMLSLIFVPIGSVNAESLTNEGISGFTEFTTIYGDLNNDLRVNALDYALMKSLLLDNTGKYIKTADVNGDNELNVLDLSLMKQFLLGSILRFPVGNTFVDTENGSIIYVEQNKSFEITLEENGSTGYQWFYSISDISALNLISEENLIYTSPELDGAPIQKIWTFEALEPGTYTLTFEYKRPWQQGIAPIEIVECTIIVSSSDENVINVTTNEPFSISMQEGGIVGFTSTCKISDESVLLVSEELDDFRPEIADWLYSRIYTFIATEPGQYKIVFTQRPFETKIVYTVNVK from the coding sequence ATGAAAAGAACATTAAAAACTCAAACAAAAGAATTAAAACCAATATCACATTCTATTAAAAAACACATAGCTATATCATTGGCAGTTTTAATGCTTTCACTAATATTCGTTCCAATTGGAAGTGTAAATGCAGAATCATTAACAAATGAAGGTATCTCAGGTTTTACTGAATTTACTACTATATATGGTGACTTAAATAATGATTTAAGAGTTAACGCTTTAGACTATGCACTTATGAAATCGTTACTGTTAGACAATACTGGTAAATATATAAAGACCGCAGATGTAAATGGTGACAATGAGCTTAATGTATTAGATTTATCATTAATGAAGCAATTTCTTCTTGGAAGTATACTAAGATTTCCAGTAGGAAATACATTTGTAGATACAGAAAATGGTAGCATAATTTATGTAGAGCAAAATAAGTCCTTTGAAATAACCTTAGAAGAAAATGGCTCTACAGGTTATCAGTGGTTCTATAGCATTTCTGACATTTCTGCTTTAAATTTAATTTCTGAAGAAAACCTAATATATACCAGCCCTGAATTAGATGGAGCACCTATTCAAAAAATATGGACATTTGAGGCTCTAGAGCCTGGAACATATACACTTACATTTGAATACAAACGTCCTTGGCAACAAGGTATAGCACCTATCGAAATTGTTGAGTGTACAATTATTGTTAGCAGTTCAGATGAAAATGTTATAAATGTTACTACAAATGAACCTTTTAGTATCTCTATGCAAGAAGGTGGTATAGTTGGTTTTACTTCAACCTGCAAAATTTCAGATGAATCTGTGTTATTAGTTTCTGAAGAACTTGATGACTTTAGACCAGAGATTGCAGATTGGCTTTATTCAAGAATATACACTTTTATAGCAACTGAACCTGGACAATATAAAATTGTTTTTACACAAAGACCCTTTGAAACCAAAATTGTTTATACTGTTAATGTTAAATAG